The following are from one region of the Vitis riparia cultivar Riparia Gloire de Montpellier isolate 1030 chromosome 14, EGFV_Vit.rip_1.0, whole genome shotgun sequence genome:
- the LOC117930807 gene encoding serine/threonine-protein kinase EDR1 isoform X1 — MKHIFKKLHIGSSSHDPNRSNETLSSATTSSPACASDHRTSSAQSSVSPPSSYPSPTTVSSTAASTLPTATSPAASNRSDYFLSEEEFQVQLALAISASNSDFRDDSEKDQIRAATLLSLGRHRTDSVRDKDESAESMSRRYWDYNVLDYEEKVVDGFYDVYGLSTDPVIQGKMPSLTDLETNLGNSGFEVIVVNRRIDPALEELVQVAHCIALDCPAAEVGVLVQRLAEIVTDHMGGPVRDANIMLVKWMESRKELRTSLHTSILPVGSLSIGLSRHRALLFKILADNVGVPCRLVKGSHYTGVEDDAVNIIKLDNEREFLVDLMGAPGTLIPADILSAKDSSLKSYNPKLSKIPTLQASKDPGGVYSRPKPLLGDYEGSSQTSTIENSLPQDRKASSEKIESLDSFSSSSGDTGVGTSRISKRGTPVNQSDLRPSLAIGASVYKGSRGANAVGDGSRMNVNIVPYNQNSTEDPKNLFADLNPFQMIGSSKASAQSKPMENKVDEFQREKNSAAPGRPPLPLMWKNRYANNEVPRKKENDFVEGLFPKINRETNDYNLPSLTSNNATTSEKVYSGVFKLSGNAYMNNKVNDDQNSSCNTTSMLAPSTSQFNRLPLDEDVNANYNEEYHKDGKVFQSDMVDAAKEHDKNESGLHDHRKFRHDSFMENNLREAESPCSSVDSDAGKVDQMFEDVGECEIPWEDLVLGERIGLGSYGEVYHGDWNGTEVAVKKFLDQDFSGAALAEFKREVRIMRRLRHPNVVLFMGAVTRPPNLSIITEFLPRGSLYRILHRPSCQIDEKRRIKMALDVAKGMNCLHTSLPTIVHRDLKSPNLLVDKNWNVKVCDFGLSRLKHNTFLSSKSTAGTPEWMAPEVLRNENSNEKCDIYSFGIILWELATLRLPWSGMNPMQVVGAVGFQNRRLDIPKEVDPLVARIIWECWQTDPNLRPSFAQLTVALKPLQRLVIPQHLDQQSPTLQQEISVNSTP; from the exons atGAAGCACATTTTCAAGAAGCTTCATATAGGGAGTAGCAGTCACGATCCCAATCGATCCAACGAAACCCTAAGCTCCGCCACTACATCATCGCCCGCCTGTGCTTCCGATCATCGGACATCTTCCGCGCAGTCTTCGGTGAGCCCTCCCTCCTCCTATCCTTCTCCGACTACTGTATCCTCCACCGCCGCCTCCACCCTCCCCACCGCCACCTCTCCGGCGGCATCGAATCGGTCGGACTATTTCTTGTCCGAAGAGGAGTTTCAGGTCCAACTTGCTCTTGCTATCAGCGCTTCCAATTCGGACTTCCGTGATGATTCGGAGAAGGATCAGATCCGCGCCGCGACGTTGCTCAGCTTGGGCCGCCACCGAACTGATTCGGTCCGCGATAAGGATGAATCGGCGGAGTCTATGTCGCGCCGATATTGG GATTACAATGTGCTTGACTATGAAGAGAAAGTGGTAGATGGGTTTTATGATGTGTATGGGCTCTCCACAGATCCAGTAATCCAAGGGAAAATGCCATCTCTCACAGATCTTGAAACAAACCTTGGAAACTCTGGATTTGAAGTGATTGTAGTTAACCGCAGAATTGACCCTGCCCTGGAAGAGTTGGTGCAAGTCGCACACTGTATTGCCTTAGACTGCCCTGCTGCTGAGGTTGGTGTTTTGGTGCAGAGGCTTGCTGAGATTGTTACAGATCACATGGGTGGGCCAGTAAGGGATGCTAATATTATGTTGGTGAAGTGGATGGAAAGCAGAAAAGAGTTGAGGACATCTCTTCACACAAGCATTTTGCCTGTTGGGTCCTTAAGTATTGGCCTTTCACGCCACCGTGCTTTGCTTTTCAAG ATATTAGCTGACAATGTTGGTGTACCATGTCGACTGGTAAAAGGTAGTCATTACACTGGCGTAGAGGATGATGCTGTCAACATAATAAAATTGGATAATGAAAG GGAGTTTTTGGTTGATCTCATGGGAGCCCCTGGGACACTTATACCAGCTGACATTCTTAGTGCAAAGGATAGTTCTTTAAAGTCATATAAtccaaaattaagtaaaatcCCAACTCTTCAGGCATCTAAGGACCCTGGAGGTGTTTACTCAAGACCTAAGCCATTGCTTGGTGATTATGAAGGCAGTAGTCAAACCTCCACAATTGAAAATAGTTTGCCTCAGGATAGGAAAGCAAGTTCTGAAAAGATAGAATCCTTGGATTCATTTTCTAGTTCAAGTGGTGACACTGGTGTTGGTACTTCCAGAATTTCTAAAAGAGGGACTCCTGTTAATCAGTCAGATCTTCGGCCTTCATTGGCAATCGGGGCCTCTGTGTATAAAGGGAGTCGTGGTGCCAATGCAGTTGGTGATGGTTCGAGGATGAATGTTAACATAGTTCCATATAATCAAAACAGCACAGAAGACCCTAAAAACCTTTTTGCAGATCTTAATCCTTTCCAGATGATAGGATCCAGCAAGGCTTCTGCACAGAGCAAACCTATGGAGAATAAAGTTGATGAGtttcaaagagagaaaaatagcGCTGCCCCTGGTAGACCCCCTTTGCCATTGATGTGGAAGAATCGTTATGCTAACAATGAGGTcccaagaaaaaaggaaaatgattttgtgGAGGGTCTCTTTCCAAAAATCAACCGTGAAACCAATGACTACAATCTGCCATCATTAACTTCCAACAATGCTACTACATCTGAAAAAGTTTATTCCGGTGTTTTCAAGTTATCTGGTAATGCCTATATGAATAACAAAGTTAATGATGACCAAAATTCTTCTTGTAATACCACTTCAATGTTGGCACCAAGCACAAGTCAGTTCAATAGGTTACCTTTGGATGAGGATGTAAATGCTAATTACAATGAAGAATATCACAAGGatgggaaagtttttcaaagtgACATGGTAGATGCTGCAAAAGAACATGACAAGAATGAAAGTGGTCTGCATGATCACAGGAAGTTCAGACATGATAGCTTTATGGAGAACAATTTGAGGGAAGCTGAAAGTCCTTGCTCTTCTGTTGACAGTGATGCTGGTAAAGTTGATCAAATGTTTGAAGATGTAGGTGAATGCGAAATTCCTTGGGAAGACCTGGTTCTTGGGGAAAGGATCGGACTAG GCTCGTATGGAGAGGTCTACCATGGTGATTGGAATGGCACA GAGGTTGCTGTGAAGAAGTTCTTGGACCAGGATTTCTCAGGTGCTGCTTTGGCCGAGTTCAAAAGAGAA GTGCGAATAATGCGTAGATTGCGTCATCCAAATGTTGTTCTTTTTATGGGTGCTGTTACTCGCCCTCCAAACCTCTCTATCATCACTGAGTTTCTTCCAAG AGGAAGCTTATATCGGATTCTTCATCGTCCTTCTTGTCAAATTGATGAGAAGCGTAGAATAAAAATGGCTCTTGATGTG GCAAAGGGTATGAATTGTTTGCACACCAGTTTACCAACAATTGTTCACCGGGATTTGAAGTCACCAAATCTGCTGGTTGATAAGAACTGGAATGTCAAG GTATGTGATTTTGGGTTGTCACGCCTGAAGCACAACACATTTTTGTCATCCAAATCAACTGCTGGAACG CCTGAGTGGATGGCCCCAGAAGTTCTCCGCaatgaaaattcaaatgagAA GTGTGATATCTATAGCTTTGGAATCATTCTGTGGGAGCTTGCAACGTTAAGGTTGCCTTGGAGTGGGATGAATCCAATGCAAGTTGTGGGAGCAGTAGGTTTCCAGAACCGTCGTCTTGACATACCAAAGGAAGTTGATCCCTTGGTTGCAAGGATAATCTGGGAATGCTGGCAGAC GGATCCGAACTTGCGCCCATCGTTTGCACAGCTGACAGTAGCTCTGAAGCCCTTACAGCGACTGGTGATCCCTCAACATTTGGACCAGCAAAGCCCGACTCTCCAGCAAGAGATCTCAGTAAATTCTACACCTTGA